A single window of Treponema denticola ATCC 35405 DNA harbors:
- a CDS encoding cell division protein FtsQ/DivIB, producing the protein MADILYTWKKNEYLNDAYVKEKVINDNKSSKLKSAVVRFLIISFVLLLLGEIIYYAIILPYSSIAAVNISGCSDLSSIEVKKLAGIESNTKWLSIDSSEISKKLVSYPGIASVTVEKKFPDKVSIKIVERKAVALAFTEVEGRTVPMEIDGYGVVFRIGSPIIKSNLPIITGLTFKSPREGMQVNEKLSQLFVQLDILQKKHPVLLNEISEIKIQPKKYGGYDLILYPVKSRLSVITNKFLTEESLQYMILILDVVKDINLEKNIIGIDLRGANAVYIKREAKDE; encoded by the coding sequence ATGGCTGATATTTTGTATACTTGGAAAAAAAATGAATATTTGAATGATGCATATGTTAAAGAAAAAGTTATTAATGATAATAAATCATCAAAGCTTAAATCGGCAGTAGTTAGATTTCTTATTATTAGTTTTGTCTTGCTCTTATTGGGAGAGATTATTTATTATGCAATAATTTTACCCTATAGTTCTATAGCAGCAGTAAATATTTCGGGTTGTTCCGATTTAAGTTCGATAGAAGTAAAAAAACTAGCAGGAATCGAAAGTAATACTAAATGGCTTTCTATAGATTCCTCTGAGATTTCTAAAAAACTTGTATCATATCCCGGAATTGCATCCGTTACCGTAGAAAAGAAATTTCCCGATAAGGTTTCAATTAAAATAGTTGAAAGAAAGGCTGTTGCTTTGGCTTTTACCGAAGTTGAAGGAAGAACCGTTCCAATGGAAATTGACGGTTACGGTGTGGTTTTTAGGATAGGTTCTCCTATTATTAAATCAAATTTGCCTATTATTACAGGGCTTACATTTAAAAGTCCTCGTGAAGGTATGCAGGTTAACGAAAAACTTTCTCAGCTTTTTGTTCAGTTGGATATTTTACAAAAAAAACATCCCGTTTTATTAAATGAAATATCGGAAATAAAAATTCAACCTAAAAAATACGGAGGTTATGATTTGATTCTCTATCCTGTAAAGAGTAGATTATCGGTTATAACCAATAAATTTTTGACGGAAGAATCTTTACAATATATGATCCTTATTCTGGATGTAGTTAAGGATATAAATTTAGAAAAAAATATTATTGGAATTGATCTACGTGGTGCTAATGCCGTTTATATAAAAAGAGAGGCTAAAGATGAGTGA
- the ftsA gene encoding cell division protein FtsA — translation MSDDIIVGLDIGSKNIRVVVAEKNDEGHLQITGIGMSESTGIHRGIVTNIENTVQGINKAVDEAEVMSGVDISHCTVGLGGVHIEGVNSKGVFPIRDKGKNNKEIDRSDIDAVINSAQAVEFTGDREIIHVVPQSYTVDRQRGIKDPLNMIGTRLEAEVHLITGVATSMKNIPNCVQRADLNIDGLMHNGLADVRAVMTNDEQELGSILIDIGAGTTDIVVMQNGGPIITAALPVGGIQVTNDLAIVKSIPFDTAEKIKISSGCCWMPFVERDEQVLIPAFGGRGPEEIYRSEICEILQARMAEIFVMVKNKVDDLTQGSRLGGSVIICGGGALLNGTTELADEIFGMQSARLGIPSTIGGVVGRYRSPEFATVLGLILHRLDDQNKIGKVSSSRKENSGLVVSKIKNFIKELF, via the coding sequence ATGAGTGATGATATAATCGTAGGTTTGGATATAGGAAGTAAAAATATTCGAGTTGTTGTTGCCGAAAAAAATGACGAAGGGCATTTACAGATAACGGGTATCGGTATGAGTGAATCGACGGGCATACATCGGGGTATTGTCACTAATATTGAGAATACCGTTCAGGGTATAAATAAGGCTGTTGATGAGGCTGAGGTTATGTCCGGTGTAGATATTTCCCATTGTACTGTCGGCTTGGGCGGAGTTCATATAGAGGGAGTCAACTCTAAGGGTGTTTTTCCTATAAGAGACAAGGGTAAAAATAATAAGGAAATCGACCGCTCCGATATAGATGCAGTAATTAATTCTGCACAGGCTGTTGAGTTTACAGGAGATAGAGAAATAATTCATGTTGTGCCTCAGTCTTATACGGTAGATAGGCAGCGTGGAATCAAAGATCCGCTAAATATGATAGGTACAAGACTTGAAGCCGAGGTTCATTTAATAACGGGTGTAGCAACCTCTATGAAAAATATTCCAAACTGTGTTCAAAGAGCCGATTTAAATATAGACGGCTTAATGCATAACGGTTTGGCGGATGTAAGAGCTGTTATGACAAATGATGAACAAGAGCTTGGTTCAATTTTAATAGATATCGGAGCAGGCACTACCGATATAGTTGTTATGCAAAACGGAGGACCTATAATTACGGCCGCATTACCTGTAGGCGGAATACAGGTTACCAATGATCTTGCAATAGTAAAAAGTATTCCGTTTGATACGGCGGAAAAAATAAAAATATCAAGCGGATGCTGCTGGATGCCTTTTGTTGAAAGAGATGAGCAGGTTTTAATTCCGGCTTTTGGAGGAAGAGGACCTGAAGAAATTTATAGAAGTGAGATTTGCGAAATATTGCAAGCCCGCATGGCTGAAATTTTTGTAATGGTAAAAAATAAGGTGGATGACCTTACGCAAGGTTCCCGCCTTGGCGGTTCCGTTATAATATGCGGAGGCGGAGCCTTGCTAAACGGTACAACGGAATTAGCTGATGAAATATTCGGTATGCAATCTGCCAGACTGGGAATTCCTTCAACTATAGGAGGAGTTGTAGGGCGATATCGAAGCCCGGAGTTCGCTACGGTGTTGGGATTAATATTGCATAGATTAGATGATCAAAATAAAATAGGTAAGGTTTCAAGTTCCAGAAAAGAAAATTCGGGGCTTGTTGTTTCAAAAATAAAAAATTTTATAAAAGAATTATTTTAA
- the ftsZ gene encoding cell division protein FtsZ has protein sequence MLYEVMEDKVNNEVVDAGTPAIIKVIGAGGGGSNAVNRMMSSNMRYVDFIVANTDLQALRHSNAPLKLPIGTKITKGLGSGGDPEIGEQAAIEDREIIANAIKDADMLFITAGMGGGTGTGSAPIIAEIAKEQGILTVAVVTKPFAFEGRKRMSLAEEGIKKLRESVDTVITIPNQHLLNMVDPSTPVVEAFKKADDVLRQAVQGISDLIYQHGEINVDLADVKAVMKAQGNAHMGVGIGEGQNRAVDAATNALNNPLLEEARVEGAKNLLVNICGSEKLTMHELSEIMDIINAGADPDVATFFGATIDPSVENKVVVTLIATGFRSNDKFPIDDAASNRKPVRDNAENLVFTDDSFMTSREWTKVNKTTPPTLSGLGLRNRSETSSEKHYEDIYVAERKPSFSSIVPPMESDLETPAYYRNQNALR, from the coding sequence ATGTTATATGAAGTAATGGAAGACAAGGTAAATAACGAGGTTGTCGATGCAGGTACTCCGGCTATAATAAAAGTTATAGGCGCCGGAGGAGGCGGTTCAAATGCCGTAAACAGGATGATGTCCAGCAATATGAGGTATGTTGACTTTATAGTTGCAAATACCGATTTACAGGCTTTACGTCATTCAAATGCTCCTTTAAAATTACCTATAGGAACAAAGATTACCAAGGGCTTGGGTTCAGGAGGAGACCCTGAAATAGGAGAGCAGGCTGCAATTGAAGATCGAGAAATAATTGCAAATGCAATAAAAGATGCAGACATGCTTTTTATAACGGCAGGCATGGGCGGGGGCACAGGTACCGGCTCAGCTCCGATTATTGCCGAAATTGCTAAGGAGCAGGGGATTTTAACCGTTGCCGTAGTTACAAAGCCGTTTGCATTTGAAGGCCGTAAAAGAATGAGCCTTGCAGAAGAAGGAATAAAGAAATTAAGAGAATCCGTAGACACAGTAATTACTATTCCTAATCAGCACTTATTGAATATGGTAGATCCTTCGACTCCTGTTGTAGAAGCTTTTAAAAAGGCTGATGATGTTTTACGTCAGGCTGTTCAAGGTATATCGGATTTAATTTATCAACATGGAGAAATTAATGTCGATTTAGCCGATGTTAAAGCCGTAATGAAAGCGCAGGGTAATGCTCATATGGGTGTAGGTATAGGGGAAGGACAAAATAGAGCCGTGGACGCTGCAACAAATGCACTTAACAATCCTTTACTTGAAGAAGCCAGAGTTGAAGGGGCTAAAAATCTTTTGGTAAATATTTGCGGAAGCGAAAAACTAACCATGCATGAACTTTCTGAGATTATGGATATCATTAATGCCGGAGCAGATCCTGATGTGGCTACTTTTTTCGGTGCAACCATAGATCCTTCCGTAGAAAACAAAGTTGTTGTTACACTTATTGCAACAGGTTTTAGATCAAACGATAAGTTTCCTATTGATGATGCAGCATCTAACAGGAAGCCTGTTCGTGATAATGCAGAAAACTTGGTATTTACAGATGATTCTTTTATGACTTCAAGAGAGTGGACTAAGGTTAATAAAACAACGCCTCCTACTCTTTCCGGGCTTGGATTAAGAAATAGGAGTGAGACATCTTCCGAAAAACATTATGAAGATATCTATGTTGCAGAAAGAAAGCCTTCTTTTAGCTCTATTGTTCCGCCTATGGAAAGTGATTTGGAAACTCCTGCATATTACAGAAATCAAAATGCTTTAAGATAG
- a CDS encoding site-specific tyrosine recombinase, translated as MTKIQLRAFYGFLISAESHSKATAQTYINTLQLFQEHMSDSLIENATEADCIDFILHRSESGIMAKTIAKDIAALNSFFRFLIIEGVRKDNPSESIERPKREKTLPRVLSPDEVDSLFAAIPLDSPNNIRDRALFELIYSAGLRVSEIVNLKMEDIFYDEDLIKVTGKGNKERIVPFGSAAKYWLKQYILEARTELLKPKHPENTLISGSVFLNNRGAVLTRKGIWKRINELSNFSGIETKVHTLRHSYATHLLAGGADLRSVQCLLGHSDISTTQVYTHIEDKSLQMYHNKFFDTKKLERGIK; from the coding sequence CTGACAAAGATACAGCTTCGGGCTTTTTACGGATTTTTAATTTCAGCGGAATCTCATTCCAAAGCAACAGCTCAAACCTATATTAATACTTTGCAATTATTTCAAGAACATATGTCCGATAGTTTAATTGAAAATGCAACGGAAGCCGACTGTATTGATTTTATTTTGCATAGATCCGAGTCCGGAATTATGGCTAAAACCATAGCCAAGGATATTGCAGCTCTTAATTCCTTTTTTAGATTTTTAATTATCGAAGGAGTTAGAAAAGATAATCCGAGTGAGAGTATCGAAAGACCAAAAAGGGAAAAGACCCTGCCCAGAGTTTTATCTCCGGATGAAGTAGACAGCCTTTTTGCTGCAATTCCTTTGGATTCTCCTAATAATATAAGAGATAGGGCTTTATTTGAGCTTATTTATTCTGCAGGTCTTAGAGTCAGCGAGATTGTTAATTTAAAAATGGAAGATATTTTTTATGATGAAGATTTAATTAAGGTTACGGGAAAGGGCAATAAAGAAAGAATTGTTCCTTTCGGCAGTGCCGCCAAGTATTGGCTTAAGCAATATATACTTGAAGCCCGTACCGAACTATTAAAACCTAAGCATCCTGAAAACACATTGATTTCAGGTTCCGTATTTTTAAATAACAGAGGAGCTGTTTTAACCAGAAAGGGAATTTGGAAAAGAATAAATGAGCTTTCAAATTTTTCCGGTATTGAAACAAAGGTTCATACTTTAAGACATTCTTATGCTACGCATTTACTTGCCGGAGGAGCGGATTTGAGATCTGTTCAATGTCTTTTGGGGCATTCCGATATTTCTACAACTCAAGTTTATACGCATATCGAGGATAAGTCGTTACAAATGTATCATAATAAATTTTTTGATACTAAAAAGTTAGAGCGAGGTATAAAATGA
- a CDS encoding tetratricopeptide repeat protein, translating to MKKRFCFVIITLLLIFILGSCNKVTSIRRLQELEEGVSNPNTEAELKDAIRKYEKRVDDIMIAEERIGIWYKILGSRYMDQKMYKKALKAFQSALEYYPENQNLFYQAGLAASLTAKNSLDFELTGTDIEKKRYFDLAVSAYKRALEIDPKHAKAVYALSVLYIFELNRPTEAIPILEKITEWEKKPIDHLFLLGAAYYMTGENEKAIAVYERIIEISSSAEKKAKAESNIREIRSSGGR from the coding sequence ATGAAAAAAAGATTTTGTTTTGTAATAATTACTTTGTTGTTAATTTTTATATTGGGAAGCTGTAACAAGGTTACAAGTATTCGAAGACTTCAAGAATTGGAAGAAGGAGTCAGTAATCCTAATACGGAGGCCGAATTAAAAGATGCTATAAGAAAATATGAAAAAAGAGTTGACGATATAATGATTGCAGAAGAAAGGATAGGTATTTGGTATAAAATACTCGGCTCAAGGTATATGGATCAAAAAATGTATAAAAAAGCATTAAAAGCTTTTCAATCTGCATTGGAGTATTATCCGGAGAATCAAAATTTATTTTATCAGGCCGGTCTTGCTGCAAGTTTAACGGCAAAAAATTCTTTAGATTTTGAATTGACCGGAACCGACATCGAGAAAAAAAGATATTTTGATCTTGCCGTTTCCGCTTATAAGCGTGCTCTTGAAATAGATCCTAAACATGCAAAGGCTGTTTATGCTCTATCGGTATTGTACATATTCGAATTAAATCGTCCTACCGAAGCAATTCCCATTTTAGAAAAAATTACCGAATGGGAAAAGAAACCTATAGATCATTTATTTTTACTTGGGGCTGCTTATTATATGACAGGTGAAAATGAAAAAGCTATTGCCGTTTATGAGCGCATTATCGAAATTTCAAGCAGCGCAGAAAAAAAAGCAAAAGCGGAAAGCAATATTAGGGAGATTAGGAGTTCGGGAGGAAGATAG
- the dprA gene encoding DNA-processing protein DprA, producing the protein MKISEKESLYIGLSHCYFLKGREKLVLSEKLDSLSSLVSLSLKDISEIIGRQVRPKKWDKDLLKSLTDSSIKLMSSYGIRMLYFYDSDFPPQLREIPDHPFTVFYRGLLPSPEQPMLAMVGTRRPTGDGIEQALNLGKECAEKNIPVVSGLAFGIDCFSHKGCLEGEGKTLAVLACGPEMIYPRSNKKLAANILESSGCILSEYAPGTEPLSYRFPERNRIISGLSRSVLIVEAPKKSGALITADFALEQGRDVYVCGLLLNSLQNEGGKALYEQGAFAIKSIDDILHDWKYPTENNLRNNQQNMLFTNL; encoded by the coding sequence GTGAAGATATCCGAAAAAGAAAGTTTGTACATAGGATTATCTCATTGCTATTTTCTCAAAGGAAGGGAAAAGCTTGTTCTGTCGGAAAAGCTTGATTCCTTATCTTCTCTTGTGTCGCTTTCTCTAAAAGATATTTCGGAAATTATCGGCAGGCAGGTAAGGCCCAAAAAATGGGATAAAGATTTACTGAAATCCCTTACGGATTCAAGTATAAAACTTATGAGCTCATACGGCATAAGGATGCTTTATTTTTATGATTCGGATTTTCCTCCGCAGCTTAGGGAGATTCCCGATCATCCATTTACCGTTTTTTATAGAGGCCTTCTTCCTTCTCCTGAACAGCCTATGCTTGCGATGGTAGGAACAAGGCGGCCTACGGGGGACGGAATTGAACAAGCCTTGAATTTGGGAAAAGAATGTGCCGAAAAAAATATTCCTGTTGTGTCGGGATTGGCTTTCGGTATAGATTGTTTTTCTCATAAGGGCTGTCTTGAAGGAGAAGGTAAGACCTTGGCAGTATTGGCCTGCGGGCCTGAAATGATTTATCCCCGTTCAAATAAAAAACTTGCTGCAAATATTTTGGAATCTAGCGGTTGTATTTTAAGTGAATATGCTCCGGGAACGGAACCGTTGTCCTACCGCTTTCCCGAAAGAAATAGAATTATTTCGGGACTTTCGCGTTCCGTTTTAATTGTAGAAGCTCCAAAAAAATCGGGTGCTCTTATTACTGCGGATTTTGCCTTGGAGCAGGGCAGAGATGTTTATGTATGCGGCCTTCTTCTTAATTCTTTACAAAATGAAGGCGGTAAAGCCCTTTACGAACAAGGCGCATTTGCGATAAAATCCATAGATGATATTTTACATGATTGGAAATATCCTACGGAAAATAATTTAAGAAATAATCAGCAAAATATGCTGTTTACTAATTTATAG
- the topA gene encoding type I DNA topoisomerase, producing the protein MENTMNETKKTKRTAKKTKQHCLVIVESPAKAKTIEKYLGGDYIVRASMGHLIDLPKSRLAIDIEHNFTPEYITVRGRAKILKELKKEAKKSSSVFLASDNDREGEAIAFHLHEALLPECSSPIKRIVFNEITPNAIQEAVKNPMDIDMGKVNAQKSRRVLDRLVGYNLSPLLWQKVKNGLSAGRVQSVALRLICEREEEVENFIPDEYWTLDGDFKYNKTSFEAQLVKYKDNKPELKNQKEVDAIIKELKSLPAVVDDIKITEKSIKPRPPFTTSTLQQVAANRIGFTSKKTMQVAQQLYEGVAVGSTRVGLITYMRTDSIRISDTAIEAVRKWINENHPKELPDGPNVYAAGKKAQDAHEAIRPTYIEYTPSYLKEFLTRDQLRLYSLIWERFVSSQMKNAKTKTSSYEIKVGDAVFRAASTKITEKGFYTVTKTLISKDEKGTSLPSMKVGDEISIESLRPEQHFTQGPARYTDASIVKMLEEKGIGRPSTYAPIISVLLERYYVTRSNKQLVPTQLGRIINNLLVKNFSEIIDVNFTAGMENRLDEVAENKIEWPKLMESFYGSFKEKVDTALENVESIKGSLDEVTDIVCEKCGNKMVKKLGRFGVFLACSAFPECKNTKSIPLAKCPREGCGGDIIARKSKKRGKEFYGCTHFPECDFISHFKPINASCPKCGWFMVEKYDKKNGNYKACINPNCDYLHSVVEGVEDVEVDRSNE; encoded by the coding sequence ATGGAAAACACGATGAATGAAACAAAAAAAACTAAACGTACTGCAAAAAAAACAAAACAGCATTGCTTGGTTATAGTCGAGTCCCCCGCAAAGGCTAAGACAATCGAAAAATATTTAGGAGGCGATTATATCGTAAGAGCTTCTATGGGGCATTTGATAGATTTGCCTAAATCAAGATTGGCAATCGATATAGAACATAATTTTACTCCCGAATATATAACGGTTAGAGGGCGAGCTAAAATTTTAAAAGAACTAAAAAAGGAAGCAAAAAAATCTTCGAGCGTTTTTCTTGCAAGTGATAATGATAGAGAAGGGGAGGCTATTGCCTTTCATTTACATGAAGCCTTGCTTCCGGAATGTTCTTCTCCGATAAAAAGAATAGTTTTTAACGAAATTACTCCCAATGCAATCCAAGAAGCCGTAAAAAATCCCATGGATATAGACATGGGAAAGGTAAATGCTCAAAAATCCAGAAGAGTTTTGGATAGATTGGTCGGTTATAACCTATCTCCGCTTCTTTGGCAAAAAGTAAAAAACGGATTGTCGGCAGGTCGTGTTCAATCCGTTGCATTGCGTTTAATCTGTGAACGGGAAGAAGAGGTTGAAAATTTTATTCCTGATGAGTATTGGACTCTTGACGGAGATTTTAAATACAATAAAACTTCTTTTGAAGCTCAACTTGTAAAATACAAGGATAATAAGCCTGAATTAAAAAATCAAAAAGAGGTTGATGCAATCATCAAGGAGTTGAAGTCTTTACCTGCTGTTGTAGATGATATTAAGATAACGGAAAAAAGTATAAAGCCTCGCCCTCCGTTTACAACTTCTACATTGCAACAGGTTGCCGCAAACAGAATAGGCTTTACATCGAAAAAGACAATGCAGGTAGCCCAGCAGCTGTATGAAGGTGTTGCTGTCGGTTCTACCAGAGTCGGTTTGATTACCTATATGCGTACCGATTCGATAAGAATTTCCGATACGGCAATAGAGGCTGTCCGTAAATGGATTAATGAAAATCATCCTAAAGAATTGCCTGATGGGCCGAATGTATACGCAGCAGGAAAAAAAGCACAGGATGCACACGAGGCAATTCGTCCTACATACATTGAGTATACTCCTTCTTATTTAAAAGAATTCTTAACCCGTGATCAGTTAAGACTTTATTCTTTGATTTGGGAACGTTTTGTTTCAAGTCAAATGAAAAATGCAAAGACAAAAACATCGAGTTATGAAATAAAGGTGGGGGATGCCGTTTTTCGTGCAGCTTCTACAAAGATAACCGAAAAAGGTTTTTACACGGTTACAAAAACATTAATTTCAAAAGATGAAAAAGGAACTTCTCTTCCGTCTATGAAGGTGGGAGATGAAATAAGTATTGAAAGTTTAAGACCTGAACAGCATTTTACTCAAGGCCCTGCCCGTTATACGGATGCAAGTATCGTAAAAATGCTTGAAGAAAAAGGAATCGGAAGACCTTCAACCTATGCGCCTATTATTTCCGTTTTACTTGAACGCTATTATGTAACAAGATCTAATAAACAGCTTGTTCCGACTCAGCTGGGAAGAATTATCAACAATCTTTTAGTCAAAAATTTTTCCGAAATAATAGATGTAAACTTTACTGCCGGAATGGAAAACCGCTTGGACGAAGTAGCTGAAAATAAAATAGAATGGCCTAAATTGATGGAAAGTTTTTACGGTTCATTTAAAGAAAAAGTAGATACCGCTTTGGAAAATGTAGAAAGCATTAAAGGTTCGTTGGATGAAGTTACGGATATAGTCTGCGAAAAATGCGGAAACAAAATGGTAAAAAAACTTGGCCGCTTCGGAGTGTTTTTGGCTTGCAGTGCTTTCCCTGAATGTAAAAATACAAAATCGATTCCTTTGGCAAAATGTCCGCGTGAAGGCTGCGGAGGAGATATAATCGCACGTAAATCCAAAAAGAGAGGAAAAGAATTTTACGGATGTACTCATTTTCCCGAATGTGATTTTATTTCACACTTTAAACCTATCAATGCTTCTTGCCCGAAATGCGGCTGGTTTATGGTAGAAAAGTATGATAAGAAAAACGGAAACTATAAGGCTTGTATTAATCCTAATTGCGATTATTTACACAGTGTAGTTGAAGGTGTAGAAGATGTGGAGGTGGACAGAAGCAATGAATGA
- a CDS encoding tyrosine recombinase XerC — MNEVFESYLTYSAGVRQFTKATIDSYKNDLIIFEEWLKELDLNIFELKASDIRIFIAELADKKIAPASINRMMSTLRGFYKYALRFNLTKMNPISSVRNLKLAQKLPVFMFPKQAQEFCRLPSNAGILWETRDAALFASLYSTGCRVSELAGLDIKDLDKTLSYAIVFGKGKKERKVFFAEFAKEYLREYLKERSDLVEKFKGQVQKDGKGKIRDTLFINQKAQPLTSRGIRYIIDRYVELSPELKHLSPHAFRHSFASTLITRGADIRVVQELLGHESVSTTQRYTHITAEQLQNLYKTAHPHS; from the coding sequence ATGAATGAAGTATTTGAAAGCTACCTCACCTATAGTGCGGGAGTAAGGCAATTTACAAAAGCAACAATAGATTCTTATAAAAACGATTTGATTATTTTTGAAGAATGGCTAAAGGAGCTTGACTTAAATATTTTTGAATTAAAGGCTTCGGACATCAGGATTTTTATTGCGGAACTTGCAGATAAAAAAATTGCTCCGGCTTCAATTAACCGAATGATGTCTACGCTAAGAGGTTTTTATAAATATGCTCTAAGGTTTAATCTGACAAAAATGAACCCTATATCTTCTGTAAGGAATTTAAAACTTGCTCAAAAACTTCCTGTGTTTATGTTTCCAAAACAGGCACAAGAGTTTTGTCGGCTGCCTTCAAATGCCGGTATTCTTTGGGAAACAAGGGATGCTGCCTTATTTGCTTCTCTTTATTCTACCGGCTGCCGTGTTTCGGAATTAGCCGGACTCGATATAAAAGATTTGGATAAAACGCTTTCTTATGCCATTGTTTTTGGAAAAGGTAAAAAGGAAAGAAAGGTGTTTTTTGCAGAATTTGCAAAAGAATATTTGAGAGAGTATTTAAAAGAAAGGTCTGACTTGGTTGAAAAGTTTAAAGGCCAAGTTCAAAAAGACGGCAAGGGAAAAATTAGGGATACTCTTTTTATAAATCAAAAAGCTCAACCCTTAACAAGCAGGGGAATTCGGTATATAATAGACAGATATGTTGAGTTATCTCCCGAATTAAAACATCTTTCACCCCACGCTTTTAGACATAGTTTTGCATCGACATTGATTACACGCGGAGCGGATATAAGGGTTGTACAAGAATTGCTTGGACACGAAAGTGTTTCGACCACGCAAAGATATACGCATATTACGGCTGAGCAGCTTCAAAATTTATATAAGACTGCTCATCCTCATTCATAA
- the hslV gene encoding ATP-dependent protease subunit HslV encodes MSQKIRSTTVIAVRKDGKIVMAGDGQVTMGETVMKGNARKVRKIYDGKIITGFAGATADAFTLLEKFEIRVKEFSGDLTRAAVELAKDWRTDKMLKNLQALLLVADSKTTLLISGNGDVIEPEEDVLAIGSGGNYAYASALALMQNTNLSAREIAEKSLQIAGKICIYTNGKIITEEI; translated from the coding sequence ATGAGTCAAAAAATAAGAAGCACTACGGTGATTGCCGTAAGGAAAGACGGAAAAATTGTTATGGCCGGAGACGGACAGGTAACCATGGGCGAAACAGTTATGAAGGGAAATGCCCGAAAGGTAAGAAAAATTTATGACGGAAAAATTATAACGGGCTTTGCCGGGGCAACGGCCGATGCCTTTACTCTTTTGGAAAAGTTTGAAATCAGGGTAAAAGAATTTTCAGGAGACCTGACCAGAGCTGCGGTAGAGCTTGCAAAAGATTGGCGCACCGATAAGATGCTCAAAAACTTACAGGCCCTTTTACTTGTAGCCGACTCAAAGACTACTCTTTTAATTTCGGGAAACGGAGATGTTATCGAGCCGGAAGAAGATGTGCTTGCAATAGGCTCCGGAGGAAATTATGCTTATGCTTCGGCTTTGGCTTTGATGCAAAACACAAATCTTTCCGCCCGTGAAATTGCGGAAAAGAGTTTACAGATTGCAGGAAAGATATGTATTTACACAAACGGAAAAATAATTACGGAGGAAATATAA